In Kineococcus sp. NBC_00420, a single genomic region encodes these proteins:
- a CDS encoding metallophosphoesterase, whose translation MPTAARVLHLAAGTVGVGALAGAAGVGYAAGYEVRAFVLRHAVVPVLPVGAAPLRVLHLSDLHLVPRQHRKRAWVAALADLEPDLVVTTGDNLAAQDAVPAVLETYAGLLQRPGVFVLGSNDYWAPKPRNWSKYLRGPSDGGAGDEAVRLPTDDLVRGFTDAGWVDLDNVRTRLTVKGLDLEFVGVDDPHLRYDRYHDVAGPAATDADLTIGVTHAPYRRTLDAMTADGAGLLIAGHTHGGQLCVPGFGALVTNCDLPRKQASGLSRWSAARKDAWLHVSAGLGTSPYAPLRFACRPEATLLELVPRR comes from the coding sequence ATGCCCACTGCAGCGCGAGTCCTCCACCTGGCCGCCGGAACCGTCGGCGTCGGCGCGCTGGCCGGTGCCGCCGGCGTCGGCTACGCCGCGGGCTACGAGGTCCGCGCGTTCGTGCTCCGGCACGCCGTCGTGCCGGTCCTTCCCGTCGGTGCCGCGCCGCTGCGGGTCCTGCACCTCTCCGACCTGCACCTCGTCCCGCGTCAGCACCGCAAGCGCGCCTGGGTCGCGGCGCTCGCCGACCTCGAACCCGACCTCGTCGTCACCACCGGGGACAACCTCGCCGCCCAGGACGCCGTCCCAGCCGTGCTGGAGACCTACGCGGGGCTGCTGCAGCGTCCGGGCGTCTTCGTCCTCGGCTCCAACGACTACTGGGCCCCGAAGCCGCGCAACTGGTCGAAGTACCTGAGGGGTCCCTCGGACGGTGGTGCCGGCGACGAGGCCGTCCGGCTGCCGACCGACGACCTCGTCCGCGGCTTCACCGACGCCGGCTGGGTCGACCTCGACAACGTCCGAACCCGGCTGACGGTCAAGGGCCTCGACCTCGAGTTCGTCGGCGTCGACGACCCGCACCTGCGCTACGACCGCTACCACGACGTCGCCGGCCCCGCCGCGACCGACGCCGACCTCACCATCGGCGTCACCCACGCCCCCTACCGCCGCACCCTCGACGCGATGACCGCCGACGGCGCCGGCCTGCTCATCGCCGGCCACACCCACGGCGGCCAGCTCTGCGTGCCCGGCTTCGGGGCGCTCGTGACCAACTGCGACCTCCCGCGCAAGCAGGCCTCCGGGCTGTCCCGCTGGTCCGCGGCTCGCAAGGACGCCTGGCTGCACGTCTCCGCCGGTCTCGGGACCTCCCCCTACGCCCCGCTGCGCTTCGCCTGTCGCCCCGAGGCGACGCTGCTGGAGCTCGTGCCCCGCCGCTGA
- a CDS encoding site-specific integrase, whose product MPTRRGRGEGGLHWDEKRQRWIASVSLGFTPAGKRIVKRGSGTTKTEARAKLKEVLRDQDDGLAIAPHDYTVAQAVEDWLAYGLHGRSETTITTNQILARTHVIPDMGARRLRDLSAEDVDRWLVRKAQTLSTRTLQGIHSVLNRSVKRAMARDKVKRNVVALCSVPQGKAGRPSKALTMAQADAVLRAVEPTRLYGYVVLSMLTGARTEELRALRWDHVDLVGRPEDVPPVPAHVAVWRSVRVGGDTKTRKSRRTLALPQRCIDALRAQRVQQESDRVIAGARWVETGLVFSSRVGTSLDPSHVRRDFRAALAAAEGIDASQWTPRELRHSFVSLLSDSGVPLEEISRLVGHSSTAVTELVYRKQIRPVVQSGAVVMDRIFAADPAETQREL is encoded by the coding sequence ATGCCCACCCGTCGTGGGCGGGGTGAGGGCGGTCTGCACTGGGATGAGAAGCGGCAACGGTGGATCGCCAGCGTCAGTCTCGGCTTCACCCCTGCCGGTAAGCGGATCGTCAAGCGCGGTAGCGGCACGACGAAGACCGAGGCCCGCGCCAAGCTGAAAGAGGTGCTGCGCGATCAGGACGACGGCTTGGCCATCGCCCCGCACGACTACACCGTGGCCCAGGCCGTCGAGGACTGGCTCGCCTACGGCCTGCACGGGCGCTCGGAGACGACCATCACTACCAATCAGATCCTCGCTCGCACCCACGTCATCCCGGACATGGGTGCACGGCGGCTGCGTGACCTCAGCGCCGAGGACGTTGACCGTTGGTTGGTCCGCAAGGCGCAGACGCTCAGCACCCGAACGTTGCAAGGCATCCACTCGGTGCTGAACCGTTCGGTGAAGCGGGCGATGGCGCGGGACAAGGTGAAGCGCAACGTCGTGGCGTTGTGCAGCGTGCCGCAGGGCAAGGCCGGCCGGCCGTCGAAGGCGCTGACCATGGCGCAGGCCGACGCCGTTCTCCGGGCCGTGGAGCCGACCCGGCTGTACGGCTACGTCGTGCTGTCGATGCTGACTGGCGCGCGAACCGAAGAGTTGCGGGCGTTGCGCTGGGACCACGTCGATCTCGTCGGGCGTCCGGAGGACGTGCCCCCGGTTCCGGCGCACGTGGCGGTGTGGCGGTCGGTGCGGGTCGGCGGGGACACGAAGACCCGCAAGTCGCGGCGAACCTTGGCTCTGCCGCAACGGTGCATCGACGCTTTGCGGGCCCAGCGCGTGCAGCAGGAGAGCGACCGGGTCATCGCTGGTGCGCGGTGGGTCGAGACCGGTCTCGTCTTCTCGTCGAGAGTCGGCACGTCTCTGGACCCTTCGCACGTGCGTCGTGACTTCCGGGCGGCTCTCGCTGCGGCTGAGGGCATCGACGCGTCCCAGTGGACGCCGCGGGAGCTGCGGCACAGTTTCGTGTCCCTGCTGTCGGACAGCGGGGTGCCGTTGGAGGAGATCTCGCGGCTCGTCGGGCACAGCAGCACGGCGGTGACCGAGCTGGTCTACCGGAAGCAGATCCGCCCGGTCGTGCAGTCGGGTGCGGTGGTGATGGACCGAATCTTCGCTGCGGACCCTGCCGAGACCCAGCGAGAGCTTTGA
- a CDS encoding HD domain-containing protein: MDVVAAQRLAGEHLRDALPQRWQHTQQVAETAAALAGDLGLTDDVVSAAWLHDLGYAPTVTDTGFHPLDGARFLQRNGWPDTVTGLVAHHSLADVEARRRGHAEALAHFPDVAGPDRDAMWMADATTGPAGQRLTVGERVLEVVDRYGHAHVVSQCMVTIALPLVLATQRTEQRLDGRSASADVSLRDVAPLVPGVMDLLVDWDPEGLMGFTDVPHDEYDLEATTFSALMRAGYRMDASTVVAVWEGWFGPSSVMTQSKDAEWIRALASRLNSVPLPAGSPDRADHS, from the coding sequence GTGGACGTCGTCGCCGCTCAGCGTCTGGCAGGAGAGCACCTGCGCGACGCGCTCCCGCAGCGTTGGCAGCACACGCAGCAAGTCGCTGAGACCGCTGCGGCCTTGGCTGGCGACCTGGGGCTGACTGACGACGTTGTCAGCGCGGCATGGCTCCACGATCTTGGGTACGCCCCGACGGTCACTGACACCGGCTTTCACCCTCTCGACGGCGCTCGGTTTCTTCAACGCAACGGGTGGCCGGACACGGTGACTGGACTCGTGGCCCATCACAGCCTCGCTGACGTCGAAGCTCGGCGACGGGGGCACGCTGAGGCACTGGCCCACTTCCCCGACGTGGCGGGGCCGGACCGCGATGCCATGTGGATGGCGGATGCAACGACCGGGCCGGCGGGGCAACGGTTGACCGTCGGAGAGCGGGTCTTGGAAGTCGTCGATCGCTACGGCCACGCGCACGTCGTCTCGCAGTGCATGGTCACCATCGCCCTGCCGCTCGTCTTGGCGACGCAGCGCACGGAGCAGCGCCTCGACGGTCGCTCAGCTTCCGCCGACGTCTCGCTAAGGGACGTGGCACCCCTCGTCCCGGGTGTAATGGACCTTCTCGTCGACTGGGACCCTGAGGGGCTGATGGGCTTCACGGACGTACCCCACGACGAGTACGACTTGGAAGCCACGACGTTCTCGGCCTTGATGCGCGCTGGCTACCGGATGGACGCATCGACGGTGGTCGCGGTTTGGGAGGGGTGGTTCGGCCCGTCCTCGGTCATGACGCAGTCCAAGGACGCGGAGTGGATCAGAGCTCTCGCTTCACGCCTGAACAGCGTGCCGCTGCCTGCTGGGTCACCCGATCGAGCTGACCACTCGTGA
- a CDS encoding NUDIX domain-containing protein, with the protein MARTEHFHDPDGPRPNRIVTAATAFVQDEEGRVLLIQRSDNGLWALPGGTQEVGERIATTAERETEEETGYRVRVTDFIGVYSDPDHVIAYADGEVRQQFALSFRAELIGGELATSEESPEVRWIEADELDDVPMHPSVRLRVDHGLQRRAKPYIG; encoded by the coding sequence GTGGCCCGCACCGAGCACTTTCACGACCCGGACGGGCCCCGCCCCAACAGGATCGTCACCGCGGCCACGGCCTTCGTCCAGGACGAGGAGGGGCGGGTACTGCTCATCCAGCGCTCCGACAACGGGCTCTGGGCGCTACCCGGGGGGACGCAGGAGGTGGGGGAGCGGATCGCGACGACCGCCGAGCGCGAGACCGAGGAGGAGACCGGCTACCGAGTGCGGGTGACGGACTTCATCGGCGTCTACTCCGACCCTGACCACGTAATCGCCTACGCCGATGGCGAGGTCCGTCAGCAGTTCGCCTTGTCGTTCCGGGCGGAGCTGATCGGCGGGGAGCTGGCCACGAGCGAGGAATCGCCAGAGGTCCGGTGGATCGAGGCCGACGAACTGGATGACGTGCCGATGCACCCCTCGGTGCGTCTCCGTGTCGACCACGGTCTCCAACGACGAGCGAAGCCTTACATCGGCTGA
- a CDS encoding helix-turn-helix domain-containing protein, whose amino-acid sequence MNHEQRTAPTRLLYRVQDAADALSLSRSVIFELLRSGRLRSVHEGRTRLIPYEALVEYIASLEDAA is encoded by the coding sequence ATGAACCACGAGCAGCGCACCGCCCCGACCCGTCTCCTGTACCGCGTGCAGGATGCCGCCGACGCTTTGAGCCTGAGTCGCAGCGTCATCTTCGAACTCCTGCGTTCCGGTCGTCTGCGCTCGGTGCACGAGGGGCGCACGCGGCTCATCCCGTACGAGGCGCTGGTGGAGTACATCGCTTCTCTCGAGGACGCGGCCTGA
- a CDS encoding ABC-three component system middle component 6: MFLPSKSIELDQALIAVAGQILLQLPDRESRSLSSTWAGVQTWRREQKMQSAVPFWWFALAVDTLYAINAIEMQDGVLRRVSHAAAAE, encoded by the coding sequence ATGTTCCTGCCGAGTAAGTCAATTGAGTTGGACCAAGCCCTCATCGCGGTGGCGGGACAAATACTCCTGCAACTTCCTGATAGAGAATCTCGCTCCTTGAGTTCCACCTGGGCAGGTGTTCAAACATGGCGCCGCGAGCAAAAAATGCAGTCGGCCGTTCCATTCTGGTGGTTTGCATTAGCTGTAGACACCCTCTACGCCATCAACGCTATCGAGATGCAGGACGGGGTCTTAAGGAGGGTTTCGCATGCTGCGGCTGCTGAGTAA
- a CDS encoding replication initiator: protein MSPTAEAEVGRRLLSPTFDRWAEQAANCGHCARPIRLRGQATTVDRATGEVLSTYDSANEPDGVLYTRCGNRRASVCPSCSHEYKGDMWHLLAAGAAGGMKGVPESVATHPLVFATLTAPSFGAVHGLRRRNGRPSMCRPRSTSAMCEHGNPIGCRTVHADGDRRLGQPLCAECYDYTGHVVWQWWSPELWRRFTIALRRALAAHLGLTQTAAHSLVRVSFAKVAEFQRRGVVHFHALVRLDGPPTDSMDFPPPLVGVSAQQLCELVHVAAARVWFDAPATEARGGLRRLRFGTQVDARAVTTAATREAGRADHPDDGLHPETVAAYIAKYATKACDDFGLPSGLRDADAARRMGVVEHVCRLLAEVQHLARTGGPQYLPLAKWGAMLGFRGHFSTKSRRYSTTLGRLRSARKRWSVQQLRDRLTGRTNPTADVDAPDAEESTLVVSSWALDGIGWLNAGDAALAATAAAQAREWSDDRARARRASLL from the coding sequence ATGTCTCCCACCGCAGAGGCTGAGGTCGGTCGTCGACTGCTGTCGCCCACCTTCGACCGCTGGGCCGAGCAGGCTGCGAACTGCGGGCACTGCGCCCGCCCCATCCGACTGCGGGGCCAGGCCACCACCGTCGACCGCGCCACGGGCGAAGTGCTCTCGACCTACGACTCCGCGAACGAACCGGACGGGGTGCTCTACACCCGTTGCGGTAACCGCCGCGCCAGCGTCTGCCCGTCGTGTTCTCACGAGTACAAGGGCGACATGTGGCACCTGCTCGCCGCTGGTGCGGCGGGCGGGATGAAGGGTGTTCCGGAGTCGGTGGCTACGCACCCGCTGGTGTTCGCCACTCTGACCGCCCCTTCCTTCGGTGCGGTGCACGGGCTGCGTCGCAGGAACGGCCGTCCGAGCATGTGCCGTCCCCGGTCAACGTCCGCGATGTGTGAGCACGGAAACCCGATTGGCTGCCGGACCGTGCACGCCGACGGCGACCGCCGCCTGGGGCAGCCGTTGTGCGCGGAGTGCTACGACTACACCGGGCACGTCGTGTGGCAGTGGTGGTCCCCGGAGCTGTGGCGACGGTTCACCATCGCGCTGCGTCGGGCGCTGGCCGCGCACCTGGGCCTGACGCAGACGGCAGCACACTCGCTGGTGCGGGTGTCGTTCGCGAAGGTCGCGGAATTCCAGCGTCGTGGGGTGGTGCACTTCCACGCACTCGTCCGCCTCGACGGGCCGCCCACGGACTCGATGGATTTCCCTCCCCCGCTGGTTGGGGTGAGCGCGCAGCAGTTGTGCGAGCTGGTTCACGTCGCCGCGGCCCGGGTGTGGTTCGACGCCCCCGCGACCGAAGCACGCGGTGGGCTACGCCGGTTGCGGTTCGGGACGCAGGTCGATGCTCGCGCCGTGACCACCGCGGCGACTCGCGAGGCCGGCCGTGCCGACCACCCCGACGACGGCCTGCACCCGGAGACGGTCGCGGCCTACATCGCGAAGTACGCCACGAAAGCCTGTGATGACTTCGGCCTCCCGTCTGGTCTGCGTGATGCCGACGCGGCGCGGCGGATGGGCGTTGTGGAGCACGTCTGCCGTCTGCTCGCCGAGGTGCAGCACCTCGCCCGGACCGGTGGGCCGCAGTACCTGCCGCTGGCGAAGTGGGGAGCGATGCTCGGGTTCCGGGGGCACTTCTCCACGAAGTCCCGCCGCTACTCCACCACCCTGGGCCGGTTGCGCTCAGCGCGGAAACGGTGGTCGGTCCAGCAGTTGCGGGACCGCCTGACGGGGCGCACGAACCCAACAGCGGACGTCGATGCGCCTGACGCCGAGGAGTCGACGCTCGTCGTCAGTTCCTGGGCACTGGACGGCATCGGTTGGCTGAACGCGGGAGACGCCGCTCTCGCCGCTACTGCCGCCGCACAAGCCCGCGAGTGGTCCGACGATCGTGCCCGCGCCCGTCGCGCCTCCCTGCTCTGA
- a CDS encoding ABC-three component system protein, translated as MLRLLSNNLPEGKQAHFTDGLNLVVADRTKAARSKDSRNAVGKSSFVRALDFCLGGNASASHPLRRPEISAGAYQLTLDIGNSEHTIARVADDPAHPTYDNQILSLEQLRGILGASLFNLPAGSSGPSFRSLIPYYLRNEADGAFADARRIFSRQSELSTQLPLAYLFGLDLGLVQKAQEISESKKSVTALRKAARDPVLGRTLGETADLDARIATLQVQRSELEAALASFRVVDRYTDLREQADALTRAIRESNDEALYAERRARDLEQSLESEESQQPDYSYLEAVFEQVRITLPDLVRRRFEEVAQFHESVVANRRSYLEGELAAARDTETLARQRVADLDSMRAEVMRALEAGGALETFQAMQKQVGDLEGREAELRERRMAVENLRNAQVHLTRESLALEETVRMDLSERRSQIADISSMFTRMAFELYGDRRPATLTIRETPAGYSFIPTIGGDGSAGVRSVAILCFDLCLALSALRNGRGPDFLVHDSHLFDAVEVRQVALALRLIKRLCEEEGLQYIATLNSDVLDRVATEAPDLNWHTCMRLTDEYESGGYFGKRFN; from the coding sequence ATGCTGCGGCTGCTGAGTAACAACCTACCCGAAGGCAAGCAGGCTCACTTCACTGACGGTCTCAACCTTGTCGTTGCCGATCGAACTAAAGCGGCGCGCAGTAAAGATAGCCGAAACGCAGTGGGGAAGAGCAGTTTCGTTCGCGCCCTCGACTTCTGCCTTGGCGGCAACGCTTCCGCCAGCCACCCATTGCGTCGCCCAGAAATTTCGGCCGGCGCGTACCAGCTTACCCTGGATATTGGGAATTCAGAGCACACTATCGCACGCGTGGCTGATGACCCGGCACACCCGACATACGACAATCAGATCCTTTCCCTAGAGCAATTGCGCGGCATACTGGGAGCATCCCTCTTCAATCTACCCGCAGGAAGTTCTGGACCCTCCTTTAGGTCACTCATTCCGTACTACCTTCGCAACGAGGCGGATGGCGCATTCGCTGACGCGCGACGGATCTTTAGCCGACAGAGTGAGCTGTCTACTCAGCTACCACTGGCTTACCTTTTCGGCCTTGACCTCGGCTTGGTGCAAAAAGCGCAGGAGATCTCCGAGTCAAAAAAGAGCGTTACGGCCCTGCGTAAGGCCGCACGCGATCCGGTTCTCGGACGGACACTCGGGGAAACTGCAGACCTGGACGCAAGAATTGCAACCCTGCAAGTACAAAGGTCTGAGCTTGAAGCTGCACTAGCTAGCTTCCGCGTTGTCGATCGGTACACGGATCTTAGAGAACAAGCGGATGCACTCACGCGGGCAATCAGAGAGTCGAACGACGAAGCGTTGTACGCGGAACGTCGCGCTCGTGATCTCGAACAGTCGTTAGAATCAGAGGAGTCCCAACAACCGGACTACAGTTACCTGGAAGCTGTATTCGAGCAGGTAAGGATCACGCTTCCTGATTTAGTCCGGCGACGCTTTGAAGAGGTAGCGCAATTTCACGAGTCGGTAGTCGCCAACCGCCGCAGCTACCTTGAGGGTGAGCTTGCTGCCGCAAGGGACACGGAAACTTTGGCGAGACAACGTGTGGCAGATCTTGACAGCATGCGCGCCGAAGTTATGCGCGCGCTCGAAGCTGGCGGAGCTCTCGAAACATTTCAAGCCATGCAGAAGCAAGTTGGCGATCTTGAGGGAAGAGAGGCGGAACTCCGAGAGCGCCGGATGGCCGTCGAGAACTTGAGGAACGCTCAGGTTCATCTGACTCGTGAGTCTTTGGCTTTAGAAGAAACCGTTCGCATGGACTTGTCGGAACGCCGCTCGCAGATTGCCGACATCAGTTCAATGTTCACACGCATGGCTTTCGAATTGTACGGAGACCGTCGACCCGCAACTCTGACTATCAGAGAGACTCCTGCTGGCTATTCATTCATTCCTACCATAGGTGGGGACGGAAGTGCCGGAGTTCGAAGTGTAGCAATCCTCTGCTTCGATCTCTGCTTGGCCCTTTCCGCTTTGCGCAATGGGCGCGGACCCGACTTCTTGGTCCATGATAGTCACCTGTTCGACGCAGTTGAAGTTCGCCAGGTTGCCCTAGCTCTTCGACTGATCAAAAGGCTATGCGAAGAAGAAGGTCTTCAGTACATCGCCACATTGAATAGTGACGTACTGGATCGCGTTGCCACAGAGGCGCCAGACTTGAACTGGCACACCTGCATGCGACTAACTGATGAATACGAATCGGGCGGCTACTTCGGAAAGCGATTCAACTAG
- a CDS encoding SpoIIE family protein phosphatase, with translation MLAAQLLDVDATQVSLLGREHSIIGGAGLAPGAVGSSTALEETMCTLSVTSEGPMIIDDAVNDVRVQQMPAVTSGQVGAYLGVPLTGSAGIAVGSLCVFDPAPRSWTRTDVRTLQQIAFLVVSELELAALAADHQTNSTLLELAVDAAGVGVFVLDVLTQQVTWDEQMYLLFGLDPADPGAQVTAVGEVMDRIHPEDRDGVEATLSASVETVGEFFTTYRVVVPGAHVRWLQARGRVLTGADGTAVRLIGTTHDVTDERERGQQVAARLNLMVDVTESLTSAPDAEGVVAGLAQLLVPALGDWCIVTLIDDDAPAADPVRARIAGAGELRRGLRDAGSWHHDAALRPVAARYAMHRFEEIGDDASVLRALRHSKPVVVHDAVTKISATFPVDAAGRRALEELAPHDAYLLPLRGRGRTLGILSLYTSAERGAFTEEELTTARGVADRAGLALDATRLHRQHRDIAEGLQRSLLTSPVQPDHLQIVVRYTAAAEAAQVGGDWYDAFIQPGGASVLVIGDVLGHDTQSAAAMSQVRSTLRAFGAIGNEGPAAILRQTDEVMQTLQIGTTATALAARLEQEHEEAQRGVTRVRWSSAGHPPAMVINPDRTVTALAGIGYDLLLGVEPSLPRHESEVLLDRGATLLLFTDGLVERRDQPLAAGLERLRDTLEVLAARGGSLDDLVDSVLAEMLPPHPEDDAAVLAVRLHPQDRPRPVEAGPNRIPPTVPQEPPVIT, from the coding sequence ATGCTCGCTGCGCAGCTGCTCGACGTGGATGCCACGCAGGTCTCGTTGCTGGGCCGAGAACACTCCATCATCGGTGGTGCTGGGCTGGCCCCAGGAGCTGTGGGCTCGTCCACCGCTCTGGAGGAGACGATGTGCACGCTCAGCGTCACCTCTGAAGGCCCCATGATCATCGATGACGCGGTCAACGACGTGCGGGTCCAGCAGATGCCTGCGGTCACCTCGGGCCAGGTGGGCGCCTACCTGGGTGTCCCGTTGACGGGCTCTGCCGGGATCGCGGTGGGGTCCCTGTGCGTGTTCGATCCCGCGCCCCGCAGTTGGACACGGACCGATGTGCGGACCCTGCAGCAGATCGCCTTCCTGGTCGTCAGCGAGCTCGAGTTGGCCGCACTGGCTGCAGACCACCAGACGAACAGCACGTTGTTGGAGCTGGCGGTCGACGCAGCCGGGGTCGGGGTCTTCGTCCTGGACGTCCTGACGCAGCAGGTCACGTGGGACGAACAGATGTACCTGCTGTTCGGGCTGGACCCTGCTGATCCTGGTGCGCAGGTGACCGCTGTGGGTGAGGTGATGGATCGCATCCACCCTGAGGACCGTGACGGTGTGGAAGCGACGTTGAGCGCGTCGGTGGAGACCGTTGGCGAGTTCTTCACGACGTACCGCGTCGTCGTCCCCGGCGCACACGTGCGGTGGCTGCAGGCGCGTGGACGGGTGCTGACCGGGGCCGACGGCACTGCGGTACGGCTGATCGGCACGACGCACGACGTCACCGACGAGCGAGAGCGTGGGCAGCAGGTCGCGGCGCGCCTGAACCTCATGGTCGACGTCACCGAGTCGTTGACCTCGGCACCCGATGCCGAAGGGGTGGTGGCTGGGCTGGCTCAGCTGCTCGTCCCCGCGTTGGGTGACTGGTGCATCGTCACGCTGATCGATGACGACGCCCCGGCGGCGGACCCGGTTCGGGCCAGGATCGCTGGTGCCGGAGAGCTTCGTCGCGGTCTGCGCGATGCCGGGAGCTGGCACCACGATGCCGCGCTGCGCCCCGTGGCCGCTCGCTACGCGATGCACCGGTTCGAGGAGATCGGCGACGATGCGTCGGTCCTGCGGGCCCTGCGGCACTCCAAACCTGTCGTCGTCCACGACGCTGTGACCAAGATCAGTGCGACGTTCCCCGTCGATGCTGCCGGGCGTCGGGCGTTGGAGGAGCTGGCGCCGCACGATGCCTACCTGCTCCCCCTGCGTGGACGGGGGCGCACCCTCGGCATCTTGTCCCTCTACACCTCGGCCGAGCGAGGCGCGTTCACCGAGGAGGAGCTGACGACTGCTCGTGGGGTGGCCGACCGTGCGGGCCTGGCTCTGGATGCGACCCGGTTGCACCGGCAGCACCGCGACATCGCAGAAGGTCTCCAGCGCTCGTTGCTGACCAGTCCGGTGCAGCCGGACCACCTGCAGATCGTGGTCCGTTATACGGCGGCTGCTGAGGCGGCACAGGTGGGTGGGGACTGGTACGACGCCTTCATCCAGCCGGGTGGCGCGAGCGTCCTGGTCATCGGTGATGTCCTGGGCCACGACACGCAGTCGGCGGCGGCGATGAGTCAGGTCCGCTCCACATTGCGCGCTTTCGGTGCGATCGGCAACGAGGGACCGGCGGCCATCCTGCGCCAGACCGACGAGGTCATGCAGACGTTGCAGATCGGGACCACCGCCACCGCGCTGGCTGCACGGCTGGAGCAGGAGCACGAGGAAGCCCAACGAGGTGTCACCCGAGTGCGGTGGTCCAGCGCAGGTCACCCACCGGCGATGGTGATCAACCCCGACAGGACGGTTACTGCCCTGGCGGGCATCGGCTACGACCTCCTTCTCGGCGTCGAGCCCAGCCTGCCGCGTCACGAGTCTGAGGTGCTCCTGGACCGCGGGGCGACGCTGCTGTTGTTCACCGACGGCCTGGTGGAGCGTCGTGACCAGCCGTTGGCAGCTGGGCTGGAGAGGTTGCGCGACACCTTGGAGGTCCTGGCTGCGCGGGGCGGGTCGCTCGATGATCTCGTGGATTCGGTCTTGGCCGAGATGCTGCCGCCGCACCCGGAAGACGATGCTGCGGTTCTCGCTGTGCGGTTGCACCCTCAAGATCGTCCTCGGCCCGTGGAGGCCGGCCCGAACCGTATCCCGCCGACCGTCCCGCAAGAGCCTCCCGTCATCACGTGA
- a CDS encoding helix-turn-helix domain-containing protein: MPNDRLKQALNAHGMSPQQLGEQLGVDPKTVSRWISQGRPPYPKYRAQVAALLREAEDWLWPEAVSEQRRDAVSASEVVEVFPRRAAVPWDTWPRLFSEAAAHIDVLVYAGLFLPEQMPAVLDTFVAKAQEGVRIRLLLGDPKSPAVALRGEEEGIGRSAVAVKVRNALDLLRPKLKGVPGVHVRLHAVTLYTSIYRADDQMLANPHVYGLPAAQAPAMHLRKLTPGGLFDTYTVMYDKVWDDARPAWS, translated from the coding sequence GTGCCGAACGACCGCTTGAAGCAGGCCCTGAACGCCCACGGCATGAGCCCACAGCAGCTCGGCGAGCAGCTGGGCGTGGACCCCAAGACGGTGTCCCGGTGGATCTCCCAGGGCCGCCCGCCCTACCCGAAGTATCGGGCGCAGGTGGCCGCACTACTGCGGGAGGCCGAGGACTGGTTGTGGCCCGAAGCGGTCAGCGAGCAGCGGCGTGACGCGGTGTCCGCCTCCGAGGTCGTGGAGGTCTTCCCCCGCCGGGCGGCGGTGCCGTGGGACACCTGGCCACGGCTGTTCTCCGAGGCTGCGGCCCACATCGACGTCCTCGTCTACGCGGGGCTGTTCCTGCCCGAGCAAATGCCGGCGGTCCTAGACACCTTCGTGGCCAAGGCGCAGGAGGGGGTGCGAATCCGGCTGCTATTGGGAGACCCCAAGAGCCCGGCAGTGGCGTTGCGAGGGGAGGAGGAAGGGATCGGGCGTAGTGCCGTGGCGGTGAAGGTGCGTAACGCGCTGGACCTGCTTCGCCCGAAGCTGAAGGGTGTGCCGGGCGTCCACGTACGTCTGCACGCTGTGACGCTCTACACGTCGATCTACCGTGCCGACGATCAGATGCTCGCCAACCCGCACGTCTACGGCCTGCCCGCCGCGCAGGCCCCGGCGATGCACCTGCGGAAACTCACCCCGGGTGGGCTGTTCGACACCTACACGGTGATGTACGACAAGGTGTGGGATGACGCAAGACCCGCCTGGAGCTAG